The Cololabis saira isolate AMF1-May2022 chromosome 20, fColSai1.1, whole genome shotgun sequence genome includes a window with the following:
- the LOC133420230 gene encoding uncharacterized protein LOC133420230 has product MTELNFILVFVHVMSSGPGTHAAKTAKVVYHAAEHDNITISWDFHAQTDVSSTTLNCIEVSHHSRTLFLMVRGDEVTESQDPQFRGRVLCDKDALKDGQIKFRLSGLTPEDSGSYVCKLTHFDRTLGRTAVQASVNFVLNVDNSPSAQKPPPSRPVVTKKPPTEAPSTDMKWGMALAIVGLVAVVGHLSCCLTTFYRRYNKARRQDNRLQQRDLIDLLINVNINSTGEQHRGDLAAPDDRTLDREQTHPDPDTPLMTPQTNQQAEDNLVED; this is encoded by the exons A TGACAGAACTGAACTTCATCCTTGTGTTCGTTCACGTGATGTCTTCTGGGCCTG GGACACATGCAGCAAAAACAGCTAAGGTGGTCTATCATGCGGCGGAGCACGACAACATCACCATCAGTTGGGACTTCCACGCCCAGACTGATGTGTCTTCCACCACCTTGAACTGTATTGAGGTTTCACATCATTCTAGGACTCTGTTTCTGATGGTAAGGGGGGATGAAGTCACAGAATCTCAAGATCCTCAGTTTAGAGGACGAGTTCTTTGTGACAAAGACGCTCTCAAAGATGGTCAGATTAAGTTCAGACTGTCCGGACTGACTCCAGAAGACTCTGGAAGTTACGTCTGTAAGCTGACACACTTTGACCGGACACTAGGAAGAACAGCTGTTCAAGCCTCTG TAAACTTTGTCTTGAATGTGGACAACTCTCCTTCAGCTCAGAAACCTCCACCGTCAAGACCGGTGGTCACTAAAA agCCACCTACTGAAGCCCCATCAACAGACATGAAATGGGGTATGGCTCTAGCGATTGTTGGACTAGTTGCTGTTGTTGGACATTTGTCCTGTTGTTTGACAACTTTTTATAGACGATATAACAAGG CTCGACGACAGGATAACAGGCTTCAACAACGGGACCTCATCGACCTCCTGATCAACGTCAACATCAACAGCACAGGCGAGCAGCATCGTGGCGACTTGGCTGCTCCGGATGATCGAACACTTGACAGAGAGCAAACACACCCTGATCCAGACACTCCTCTGATGACTCCACAGACCAACCAACAGGCAGAGGACAACTTGGTTGAGGACTGA